In Cololabis saira isolate AMF1-May2022 chromosome 4, fColSai1.1, whole genome shotgun sequence, one DNA window encodes the following:
- the LOC133442180 gene encoding zinc finger protein 665-like has protein sequence MFHLKKHKGKERHTSYRCDHCKKVLTTSSGLRKHKMIHTGDKPFTCDQCGAAFTTKSYLKIHQRIHTGDKPFTCDQCGAAFITKSYLKIHQRIHTGDKPFRCDQCGAAYTTSSGLRTHQRIHTGDKPFTCDQCGAAFFRIDSLSTHQRIHTGDKPFRCDQCGAAFITSSHLKRHQRVHTGDKPFRCDQCGATFTQQGSLMTHQRIHTGDKPFTCDQCGAAFTVSGNLRTHQRIHTGDKPFRCDQCGAAFTTSGGLKIHQRIHTGDKPFRCDQCGAAFTESGKLMIHHRIHTGDKPFRCDQCGAAFTTSSCLKIHQRIHTGDKPFRCDQCGAAFTTSSNLMTHQRIHTGDKPFRCDQCGAAFTQLGNLMTHQRIHTGDKPFRCDQCEAAFTTSRQLKRHQRTHTSDKL, from the exons ATGTTTCATCTGAAG aaacataaaggcAAAGAGAGACACACAAGTTATCGTTGTGATCACTGCAAGAAagtcctcaccacttcatcaggCCTGAGAAAACATAAgatgattcacactggagataaaccattcacttgtgatcagtgtggagcagcttttaccactaAAAGTtatctaaagattcaccaacgtattcacactggagataaaccgttcacttgtgatcagtgtggagcagcttttatcaCTAAAAGTtatctaaagattcaccaacgtattcacactggagataagccgttcagatgtgatcagtgtggagcagcttatACCACATCAAGTggtctaaggactcaccaacgtattcacactggagataaaccgtttacttgtgatcagtgtggagcagcttttttcAGAATAGATAGTCTAAgcactcaccaacgtattcacactggcgataaaccgttcagatgtgatcagtgtggagcagcttttatcaCATCAAGTCACCTAAAGAGACAtcaacgtgttcacactggcgataaaccgttcagatgtgatcagtgtggtgcaacttttacccaacaaggtagtctaatgactcaccaacgtattcacactggagataaaccattcacttgtgatcagtgtggagcagcttttactgtgTCAGGtaatctaaggactcaccaacgtattcacactggagataaaccgttcagatgtgatcagtgtggagcagcttttaccacatcaggtggtctaaagattcaccaacgtattcacactggagataaaccgttcagatgtgatcagtgtggagcagcttttactgagtcAGGAAAGCTAATGATTCACCatcgtattcacactggagataaaccgttcagatgtgatcagtgtggagcagcttttaccacatcaagttgtctaaagattcaccaacgtattcacactggagataaaccgttcagatgtgatcagtgtggagcagcttttaccacatcaagtaatctaatgactcaccaacgtattcacactggagataaaccgttcagatgtgatcagtgtggagcagcttttacccaactaGGTAATCTaatgactcaccaacgtattcacactggagataaaccgttcagatgtgatcagtgtgaggcagcttttaccacatcacgTCAGCTAAAGAGACACCAACGTACTCACACGAGTGATAAACTCTAA